A window from Bdellovibrionales bacterium encodes these proteins:
- a CDS encoding glycosyltransferase, with amino-acid sequence MEEFLKQLSSSSGRHFWDGESSEIKSVNFDLSSTLDFRPPAEMQGSFDFVWSLEKPLNDLGWKIRLDEMIRLLPSQGTLTFSYVQNEFISIPAVKSFLYRKYGVKSELIYEKISAPVIINTYKIERTQYQPPKKIWTFGMLTQGKKPELVEDFCKSVRDFGGPEHEIIICGPYSSILDKYQVVYNSKAYSPLYADICRKKNDIVNMAKHENIMLLHDRYILNSDFFTGFEKYGYDFDFLTIRQYHASGKNYPAYCSIDDKGELIWGQISECTDYKKSWHSHYLNGGLLVGKTTLFKEIPFNDAIFHNQAEDVELTRVMLDAKIVPRFNMHSSSRTDVPDHLTNAFVVSNLSDLEKNIAGANSIWKILEVPPSDFPSRVLLKVIKVLVKSYAVRNIGRVPWKEIFKKGIKKTNAFLKSQVKKKFFSNRVIASINSKYWEARWKLKVKKQRPQISSGVNIITNFVEGGVFNATCYMARQLIREGVPVAICNIFPHDHSNMKQDFPDLEKYVSKEPLYGINILSDGFPFNQANFSRLRKILQRRYNINYTFWELPKIPKRLFVNLRYPDEIWAGSDFVRDAIKSVDANLNVSTFDLNVQIDASYGRKYDRSYFRLPKDKVLFLASYSFSSGGARKNQDAVIRCFGEAINKDDAALVLYIHLPKIQESTMNTAYETFKAEIKSKFKNNIIVLEQKQTSYEEQIGLKRSCDCYISLHRSEGYGLNCAETAEVGNLVVMTDWSGSNDIKRKERWSSLIFPVKFNLVPVKATDFIWVSSGEERLQFWAEPDTSDAISKIQQAYESAKRRSRPSELIV; translated from the coding sequence GTGGAAGAATTTTTAAAGCAATTATCCTCATCAAGCGGCCGCCACTTTTGGGATGGTGAAAGCTCTGAAATTAAATCAGTGAATTTTGATCTTTCATCAACCCTTGATTTCCGGCCACCGGCTGAGATGCAAGGAAGTTTTGATTTTGTTTGGAGTTTGGAAAAGCCTCTTAATGATCTTGGCTGGAAAATTCGTCTTGATGAAATGATCCGTCTTTTGCCAAGCCAAGGAACTTTGACATTTTCTTATGTTCAAAATGAGTTTATTTCGATTCCAGCGGTAAAGAGCTTTTTATACCGAAAGTATGGAGTGAAGTCCGAACTCATATACGAAAAGATTTCCGCACCCGTTATTATTAATACCTATAAAATTGAGAGAACACAGTATCAGCCTCCAAAGAAAATATGGACTTTTGGAATGCTGACTCAGGGTAAAAAACCCGAGCTTGTCGAAGATTTCTGTAAATCTGTTCGCGATTTTGGTGGACCCGAACACGAGATTATTATTTGCGGGCCTTACTCAAGTATTTTAGACAAATATCAGGTGGTCTACAATAGCAAAGCTTATAGTCCGTTGTACGCTGATATTTGTCGCAAAAAAAATGATATTGTGAATATGGCAAAGCATGAAAATATCATGCTTTTACATGATCGTTATATTTTGAATTCAGATTTTTTTACTGGGTTTGAAAAGTACGGCTACGATTTCGATTTCTTAACGATTAGGCAATATCATGCTAGTGGCAAGAATTATCCTGCATATTGCTCTATCGACGATAAGGGAGAGCTGATCTGGGGACAGATTTCAGAATGCACTGACTATAAGAAGTCTTGGCATTCTCATTATCTAAATGGCGGCCTTCTTGTTGGTAAGACAACTTTATTTAAAGAAATTCCATTCAATGATGCTATTTTTCATAACCAAGCTGAGGACGTGGAACTAACAAGAGTCATGTTGGATGCGAAAATTGTCCCTAGATTCAATATGCATTCATCTTCAAGAACCGATGTTCCGGATCATCTGACGAATGCATTTGTTGTTTCTAACCTAAGTGATCTTGAAAAGAATATTGCTGGCGCGAATAGCATATGGAAAATACTTGAAGTACCACCAAGTGATTTCCCCTCTAGAGTTTTGTTGAAAGTTATTAAAGTTTTGGTTAAGTCGTATGCGGTACGCAACATAGGAAGAGTGCCTTGGAAAGAAATTTTTAAGAAGGGTATTAAGAAAACTAACGCCTTTCTTAAAAGTCAGGTAAAAAAAAAGTTTTTTTCAAATAGGGTGATTGCCTCCATTAACTCGAAATATTGGGAGGCTAGATGGAAACTAAAAGTAAAAAAGCAAAGACCACAAATTAGCAGTGGTGTGAACATTATTACCAATTTCGTTGAAGGCGGAGTGTTCAATGCCACTTGCTATATGGCTAGGCAACTCATTCGTGAAGGTGTGCCGGTTGCAATATGCAATATATTTCCCCATGATCATTCAAATATGAAACAAGATTTCCCTGACCTCGAGAAGTATGTTTCCAAAGAGCCTTTATACGGAATCAATATCCTTTCCGATGGATTTCCATTTAATCAGGCAAACTTTTCTCGTTTAAGAAAAATTCTTCAGAGACGCTATAATATTAACTACACCTTTTGGGAGTTGCCAAAAATTCCGAAGCGATTATTCGTTAATTTGCGATATCCAGATGAAATTTGGGCTGGCTCAGATTTTGTGAGAGATGCAATCAAAAGTGTTGATGCAAACTTAAACGTAAGTACATTTGATTTAAACGTGCAGATTGATGCTTCTTATGGACGTAAATATGACCGATCTTATTTTCGGTTGCCTAAGGATAAAGTTTTATTCCTTGCCTCCTATTCATTTTCTTCTGGCGGAGCGAGAAAAAATCAAGATGCGGTGATTAGATGTTTTGGAGAAGCGATTAACAAAGATGATGCCGCATTAGTTCTCTATATTCATCTTCCTAAAATCCAGGAATCGACTATGAATACAGCTTACGAGACCTTTAAAGCAGAGATTAAGTCGAAGTTTAAAAATAACATTATTGTTTTAGAACAGAAACAGACTAGTTATGAAGAGCAGATAGGATTAAAGAGGTCTTGTGACTGCTATATATCTCTTCATAGGTCTGAAGGCTATGGCTTGAATTGTGCCGAAACTGCAGAGGTTGGAAATTTAGTTGTGATGACTGATTGGTCGGGGTCTAACGATATTAAGCGTAAAGAAAGATGGTCGTCTCTTATTTTCCCAGTGAAATTCAATTTGGTTCCAGTGAAAGCAACTGACTTTATTTGGGTTAGTAGTGGCGAAGAGCGGCTGCAGTTCTGGGCTGAGCCAGATACAAGTGATGCTATCAGTAAAATTCAACAAGCCTATGAGTCCGCAAAACGCAGGTCCCGTCCGTCTGAGCTAATAGTATGA
- a CDS encoding SDR family oxidoreductase: MTIDKRLSLFVSGHKGFLGSHVMSHFQGSFAIKTFDGDLFELPSNLISGDEKAFFHFAGVSMPAACEKSPDVAYRNNLMLTEALLTKLSKTLSKSKTVFVFFSTAHVYENSVVPMKEEASVNPKSVYSRTKYAAELLVRDLCTFYNIPYVIVRLFNTSHKSQVGPFFMPTLYSQFAAHTVSKEPFIPKLDRVNVVRDFLSLKDFLGAMEAIVRFDWSQPQGCGIYNICTGHGKVLKDIVYELGKQLGVPVALSDSYLTIESSIVGDSTKFQNVFSWQPSYSKSVADFVKSYLE, encoded by the coding sequence GTGACAATAGATAAGAGGCTGAGCCTGTTTGTTAGTGGACATAAAGGCTTCTTGGGAAGTCATGTTATGAGTCACTTCCAGGGCAGCTTTGCTATTAAGACCTTTGATGGCGATCTTTTTGAGCTGCCATCAAATCTAATAAGTGGTGATGAGAAGGCTTTTTTCCACTTCGCAGGCGTATCAATGCCTGCGGCATGTGAGAAGAGTCCCGACGTCGCGTATAGAAATAATCTTATGTTAACAGAGGCGTTGTTAACGAAACTTTCAAAGACGCTTTCAAAGAGTAAAACGGTATTTGTGTTTTTCAGTACTGCACATGTTTATGAGAATTCCGTAGTACCAATGAAAGAAGAAGCATCAGTCAATCCGAAGTCTGTCTACTCAAGAACAAAATATGCGGCAGAGCTGTTAGTAAGAGACTTGTGCACTTTTTATAATATTCCCTATGTTATAGTACGGCTGTTCAACACGAGTCACAAGTCTCAAGTCGGACCATTTTTTATGCCAACACTGTATAGTCAGTTTGCTGCACACACTGTCAGCAAAGAGCCCTTTATTCCTAAGTTGGATCGTGTAAACGTTGTCCGGGATTTTTTGTCACTTAAAGACTTTTTAGGTGCCATGGAAGCGATCGTTCGTTTTGACTGGAGTCAGCCTCAAGGTTGCGGGATCTATAATATTTGTACCGGGCATGGAAAAGTATTGAAAGATATTGTATATGAATTGGGAAAGCAGTTAGGTGTTCCAGTTGCTTTGTCTGATTCGTATTTGACTATAGAGTCGTCTATAGTCGGTGACTCTACGAAGTTTCAAAATGTGTTTTCGTGGCAGCCTTCTTACTCAAAGTCCGTTGCCGATTTTGTTAAAAGTTATCTAGAATAA
- the gmd gene encoding GDP-mannose 4,6-dehydratase, whose amino-acid sequence MKRALITGITGQDGSYLAELLLSKGYKVYGLTRRSSTNVTSRIDHILSQVELLSGDLLDGNSLTSAVEESKPDEVYNLAAQSFVQTSWKQPTLTADFTAVGVTRMLEAVRQAAPKARFYQASSSEMFGKVQAVPQTEATPFYPRSPYGVAKLYGHWITINYRESFNMHATSGILFNHESPRRGLEFVTRKISYHVAMIKNGLANELRLGNLDAKRDWGFAGDYVEAMWLMLQQDQPRDYVIATNQTHTVQEFVEVAFARADLDWKKYVKIDEKFMRPAEVDLLIGTSEKAKKDLGWEPKTTFKELVHMMVDADLKLVRESRDNR is encoded by the coding sequence ATGAAACGCGCACTGATTACGGGTATTACGGGACAAGATGGATCGTATTTAGCAGAACTTCTTTTGTCGAAGGGTTACAAGGTTTATGGCCTCACCCGAAGATCAAGTACAAACGTCACAAGTCGTATTGATCACATTTTGTCGCAAGTCGAATTGCTTTCTGGTGATCTCCTGGATGGGAACTCATTGACTTCAGCTGTTGAGGAGTCAAAGCCTGATGAAGTTTACAATCTTGCTGCTCAAAGCTTTGTGCAGACATCTTGGAAGCAACCAACACTCACCGCAGACTTTACGGCCGTCGGTGTGACAAGAATGCTAGAGGCAGTACGCCAAGCAGCACCGAAGGCACGCTTCTATCAAGCTTCAAGTTCGGAAATGTTCGGAAAAGTTCAGGCTGTACCACAGACTGAGGCAACGCCTTTCTACCCACGCTCTCCATATGGAGTAGCTAAACTTTACGGGCATTGGATCACAATTAATTATCGTGAATCTTTTAATATGCATGCTACGAGCGGAATTTTGTTTAATCATGAAAGTCCTCGTCGTGGTCTCGAGTTTGTAACTCGAAAAATTTCTTATCACGTAGCTATGATCAAAAATGGCCTTGCAAATGAATTAAGATTGGGGAATTTGGACGCTAAACGTGATTGGGGCTTTGCTGGGGATTATGTTGAAGCAATGTGGTTGATGCTCCAGCAAGATCAACCAAGAGACTACGTGATTGCAACGAATCAGACTCATACAGTCCAAGAGTTTGTTGAGGTGGCGTTTGCTCGCGCAGATTTGGATTGGAAAAAGTACGTCAAGATCGATGAAAAATTTATGCGACCTGCTGAGGTAGATTTACTAATCGGAACTTCTGAAAAAGCTAAAAAAGATCTCGGTTGGGAACCAAAAACGACATTTAAAGAGCTTGTTCACATGATGGTTGACGCCGATCTTAAGCTTGTTAGGGAAAGTCGTGACAATAGATAA
- a CDS encoding glycosyltransferase family 4 protein, producing the protein MNQSEILEFIDNQFRLPSLSSYELKKIPGKTRARIRGPHIASSSTIYIDVTDTDSCPIVTGIQKVARKIVQSFVEDKVTFELIRYDFDINGFVVLTDIEKRQFLERMNPTSGPMQRAPGIRTFANDLLYKVLRFVSRSLSSSLNSLSEVGLFSELKEGLEGAKPGIVRKIRMRKKRCFDLVPLKPIDGMKILLPELIYEKGRADQYLAMKRFFNVQLSVILYDLIPIYHPELVEVSREFLNYMRIVRISDKVIAISEYSADQVKFYLDGWKRENAVAIPKVESLYLPFVRHTDIESRDKFKVPTFVYVSTIEPRKNHLRLALAAEKLKNDGYQFEILCIGKVGWVEEEFWKKISGLQKKGVPIRFMHNVGDKELEDILLRSWCAVYPSLVEGFGLPIIEANEFSLPVITSNNSAMRDVCSNFVKTYYLVEPGSVESISQAMQDFLDCTTQKFQLNQQIGENAASWKDYSRSVYKSVLT; encoded by the coding sequence ATGAACCAAAGTGAAATTTTAGAGTTTATCGACAATCAGTTTCGTCTGCCTTCACTTTCAAGCTATGAGCTCAAGAAGATACCTGGAAAAACGCGCGCTAGGATTCGGGGGCCTCATATTGCCTCTAGCTCGACCATCTATATTGATGTGACGGATACGGACTCGTGCCCCATAGTTACAGGAATTCAAAAGGTTGCGAGAAAAATTGTACAGAGTTTTGTTGAAGACAAAGTGACCTTTGAACTCATTCGTTATGACTTTGATATCAATGGTTTTGTTGTTCTAACGGATATCGAGAAGCGGCAGTTCTTAGAGCGTATGAATCCCACTTCTGGCCCAATGCAAAGAGCTCCTGGAATCCGCACATTTGCAAACGATCTATTGTACAAGGTTCTTCGTTTTGTAAGCCGTTCTTTAAGTTCATCTTTAAATTCTTTAAGTGAAGTGGGGCTCTTTTCTGAACTAAAAGAAGGGCTCGAGGGCGCTAAGCCAGGAATTGTGCGCAAGATTCGCATGCGTAAAAAAAGATGTTTTGATCTAGTTCCGTTAAAGCCAATAGATGGAATGAAAATACTTTTGCCTGAGTTAATATATGAAAAGGGTAGGGCAGACCAATACTTAGCAATGAAGCGTTTTTTCAACGTTCAGTTGAGTGTTATTCTGTACGATCTTATTCCCATTTATCATCCTGAGCTTGTTGAAGTCTCTCGTGAGTTTCTCAACTACATGCGAATCGTTCGAATTTCTGATAAAGTTATTGCAATCAGCGAGTATAGTGCAGATCAGGTAAAGTTCTACTTGGACGGCTGGAAACGTGAAAATGCAGTTGCTATTCCTAAGGTAGAATCCCTGTATCTCCCTTTCGTTCGTCATACTGATATTGAAAGTAGAGACAAGTTTAAAGTTCCGACTTTTGTCTATGTCAGTACTATTGAACCTAGAAAGAATCATTTACGTTTGGCGCTAGCAGCTGAAAAGCTGAAAAATGACGGTTACCAGTTCGAAATTTTGTGTATTGGCAAGGTTGGTTGGGTCGAAGAAGAGTTTTGGAAAAAAATCAGCGGACTGCAGAAGAAGGGTGTTCCAATCCGTTTTATGCACAATGTTGGCGATAAGGAGCTAGAGGATATCCTACTGAGAAGCTGGTGCGCGGTATATCCATCACTGGTAGAGGGGTTTGGCTTGCCTATTATTGAAGCTAATGAGTTTTCTCTACCGGTTATTACTTCGAATAATAGCGCAATGCGAGACGTCTGTAGTAACTTTGTAAAGACATACTATTTGGTGGAGCCGGGTAGTGTAGAGTCGATTTCTCAGGCCATGCAAGATTTCTTGGATTGCACTACTCAGAAGTTTCAGCTGAATCAGCAAATCGGCGAAAATGCAGCATCTTGGAAAGACTATTCTAGGAGTGTTTATAAGAGTGTTTTAACCTAA
- a CDS encoding oligosaccharide flippase family protein — translation MSEFKSHKALILRNIFWANLNTFLRYALAFAATSYLARSFSPDIFGTYQLVMSYLTIFEAFAFVNPTHLRNYLASNPDKETTVTSLWFWQNIVIFMILFLVCLFGFVFSPERAFWLLLAIASIRFLFRFNDYVAVICDQRLLNHVAQKIAIVQSISLNIARILAAALKANIFLLCFTSPVQGICSTYQQWAIGRKIGIKTSKRIEPSEFLKILKGGFFLSLLAFISVFQSRVISLVIAEYLSKEDFGNFQLVVKLVEPATMLGVIILGANYSVLANTLTQSLKLFNIRFAKIVGVTLMISFGLALIIYLSPVSLLVRFFGEKYLHGLSLLGIGSLMVISNTFFWVDQNYDFLKQEYIFALIKYVAILLLYVCATFYFAAAITIEAGLWISILVPLVVSGSSLIYRIISYFRTV, via the coding sequence ATGAGCGAGTTTAAATCGCATAAAGCTCTTATTTTACGGAATATTTTTTGGGCGAATCTCAATACGTTTTTGAGATACGCTCTAGCATTTGCGGCGACCTCCTATCTGGCGCGAAGTTTCTCTCCAGATATTTTTGGTACATATCAGCTAGTGATGAGTTACCTTACAATCTTTGAAGCCTTTGCATTCGTAAACCCCACTCATCTGAGAAATTATCTCGCGTCAAATCCAGACAAGGAGACAACCGTAACTTCCTTGTGGTTTTGGCAAAATATTGTCATTTTTATGATTTTATTTTTAGTTTGCTTGTTCGGCTTCGTCTTCTCTCCGGAAAGAGCATTCTGGCTGTTGCTAGCTATTGCAAGCATCCGCTTTCTATTCCGCTTTAATGACTACGTGGCAGTCATTTGCGATCAAAGGCTTTTAAACCATGTTGCGCAAAAAATAGCGATTGTTCAGAGTATCTCCCTCAATATTGCACGTATTTTAGCAGCAGCTTTGAAAGCCAATATTTTTCTGCTGTGTTTCACATCTCCAGTGCAGGGGATATGCTCAACATATCAACAGTGGGCGATTGGAAGAAAAATAGGCATAAAGACGAGTAAGAGGATTGAGCCTAGTGAGTTTTTGAAAATCTTAAAAGGGGGATTTTTTCTTTCTCTTTTGGCCTTCATAAGTGTGTTTCAGTCACGAGTTATTTCGTTGGTCATCGCCGAATACCTATCTAAAGAGGACTTCGGAAACTTTCAGCTTGTAGTCAAGCTTGTAGAGCCCGCTACCATGCTAGGTGTTATTATACTGGGGGCCAATTATAGTGTTCTCGCAAATACTTTAACACAAAGTTTAAAATTGTTTAATATCCGATTTGCCAAGATTGTAGGCGTAACCTTGATGATTTCGTTTGGCTTGGCATTGATTATTTACTTAAGCCCCGTTAGCCTTCTTGTAAGGTTTTTTGGTGAAAAATATTTGCACGGACTTTCATTGCTTGGAATCGGTTCTCTAATGGTCATTTCAAATACGTTTTTTTGGGTCGACCAAAATTATGACTTTTTGAAGCAGGAATATATTTTTGCATTGATAAAATATGTGGCAATACTTTTGCTATACGTTTGTGCAACATTCTATTTTGCAGCGGCAATTACAATTGAGGCGGGACTCTGGATTTCTATTCTAGTTCCGTTAGTAGTTTCAGGATCTTCTTTAATCTATAGAATCATTAGTTATTTTAGGACAGTATGA
- a CDS encoding HAD-IIIA family hydrolase gives MQIQFKYNRMNFSPVSSENHSAIPEIAVILAGGKGTRLGEMAKNLPKPMIDIAGKPLLERQVEWLKEFGIKKVILLTGYMAQHIRDYFGDGSRWGLSVEIIEETEPLGTAGALKQLQGKIHKPFWVVYGDLVASLSLDKAAAFHANSKAFATLVVHPNDHPYDSDLVDVDEANRILKFITKPHAPGLIARNLVNAAVYILPPEVFEMIPEGFRGDLARDIFPEMVLKKNVMAFNSPEYLKDMGTPDRLKKVRDDWESGKVQRLRVSYPRPTVFLDRDGVILQYVPDIHKSEDVKLREGAADAIRKLNRAGYLVVVVTNQPMIAKGYLSEKDLHFIHAKMETLLGESGAWVERIYYCPHHPEKGFPGERPELKVDCDCRKPKTGMLKAASSEFNIDRPHSWMVGDTWRDVECGKTFQLRTVGVTGGEGYPYKEAKAVEPEKICSGLLEAVEYILAEGILPRKDLQL, from the coding sequence ATGCAGATTCAATTTAAATACAATAGGATGAATTTTTCGCCAGTATCTTCTGAAAATCACAGTGCTATTCCTGAAATCGCGGTCATTTTGGCCGGAGGCAAGGGAACTCGTCTTGGCGAAATGGCAAAAAACCTGCCTAAACCAATGATTGATATTGCAGGAAAGCCACTCCTAGAGCGCCAAGTAGAGTGGCTGAAAGAGTTCGGAATTAAGAAAGTCATTTTACTGACCGGCTACATGGCTCAACATATTCGCGATTATTTTGGCGATGGGAGTCGATGGGGATTGTCTGTAGAGATCATCGAAGAGACGGAGCCTTTGGGAACTGCCGGTGCGTTGAAACAGCTCCAGGGAAAAATCCATAAACCTTTTTGGGTGGTCTATGGCGATCTCGTAGCTTCTTTGAGTCTTGATAAAGCTGCGGCCTTTCATGCCAACAGTAAAGCATTTGCGACGTTGGTTGTTCATCCGAATGATCATCCCTATGATTCTGATTTGGTAGATGTTGATGAGGCCAACCGAATTTTAAAATTTATCACAAAGCCCCATGCTCCAGGTTTGATAGCTCGTAATCTTGTGAATGCGGCTGTCTACATATTGCCTCCGGAAGTTTTTGAAATGATCCCAGAGGGCTTCCGTGGTGATTTAGCAAGAGATATCTTTCCGGAAATGGTTCTTAAGAAAAACGTGATGGCCTTCAATTCCCCTGAGTATCTGAAAGATATGGGTACGCCAGATCGTCTTAAGAAGGTTCGTGACGATTGGGAGAGCGGCAAAGTTCAGCGCCTGAGAGTCTCATACCCACGCCCTACAGTATTTTTGGATAGAGATGGAGTGATTCTTCAATACGTTCCAGATATCCACAAAAGCGAAGATGTGAAACTGCGTGAAGGTGCGGCTGATGCGATTCGTAAATTGAATCGTGCAGGCTATCTCGTTGTTGTCGTGACAAATCAACCTATGATTGCCAAAGGCTATCTGTCTGAAAAAGACTTGCACTTCATTCATGCAAAGATGGAGACATTGCTTGGGGAGTCTGGAGCCTGGGTCGAGCGCATTTACTATTGCCCACATCATCCAGAAAAAGGATTTCCCGGCGAGCGTCCAGAGTTGAAAGTCGACTGCGATTGCAGAAAACCTAAAACGGGTATGCTGAAGGCGGCGAGTTCAGAGTTTAATATTGATCGACCTCATTCTTGGATGGTCGGCGACACTTGGCGGGATGTTGAGTGTGGGAAGACATTCCAGCTGAGAACTGTTGGCGTAACTGGCGGCGAGGGATATCCCTACAAAGAGGCTAAAGCTGTTGAACCAGAAAAAATCTGCTCAGGCCTTTTGGAAGCTGTAGAGTATATTTTGGCGGAGGGCATTCTCCCTCGAAAGGATCTGCAACTATGA
- a CDS encoding SIS domain-containing protein → METIPQAEMEKAHKVMVDVAKRGGTFFVAGNGGSSAIADHLCCDWTKGTYGENLLPLRTTSLGANAALMTAIGNDFGYDEVFSRHLKMMAKPTDALFVISSSGNSPNIVNAIKMAQELGIPSIALTGFAGGKAKDLATVKIHVEYSNYAIVEDCHQAAMQALAQYFFAAQSPQK, encoded by the coding sequence ATGGAGACTATTCCCCAGGCCGAAATGGAAAAAGCCCATAAAGTGATGGTGGATGTCGCAAAACGTGGCGGCACTTTCTTTGTTGCAGGCAATGGCGGCTCCTCTGCCATCGCAGACCATCTTTGCTGCGACTGGACAAAAGGGACCTACGGAGAAAATCTCCTCCCTTTAAGAACGACTTCTTTAGGTGCTAACGCTGCTCTTATGACGGCTATCGGCAATGACTTTGGCTATGACGAAGTCTTTTCTCGCCACCTCAAAATGATGGCAAAGCCAACAGATGCCCTTTTCGTTATTTCTTCGTCCGGCAACAGCCCTAACATCGTCAATGCCATTAAAATGGCCCAAGAATTGGGCATTCCGAGTATTGCGCTGACAGGTTTTGCCGGCGGAAAAGCAAAAGACCTAGCAACTGTGAAAATTCACGTTGAGTACTCGAACTACGCGATTGTTGAGGACTGCCATCAGGCGGCGATGCAAGCGCTGGCGCAATACTTCTTTGCAGCTCAATCACCTCAGAAATAA
- a CDS encoding glycosyltransferase family 2 protein — translation MTAAHLTPNLVSIVTPAYNSAATMEATIQSVLSQTHQSWELLVVIDQGTKDATPDIVLNYSATDPRIRLLKVPQGKGLALSRNYALSQARGQYVAFLDSDDVWLPEKLEKQLEHLKKNNGAFATHRYRRMSFDEKTVGHLLNVPAKITYKDLLVNNVIGCLTVLVDQSQTGPLQFEETKHEDFLLWLSLLKRGFDCYGLQEDLARYRIVPSSRSANKFEMAAVRWKILRKHERLNVFSSLYYLSGYVATSLNKYKQF, via the coding sequence ATGACGGCAGCTCACTTAACTCCAAATCTCGTTTCCATCGTCACTCCTGCTTATAACTCTGCAGCAACGATGGAAGCTACAATTCAATCCGTCTTAAGCCAAACGCACCAATCTTGGGAATTACTTGTCGTTATCGATCAGGGCACAAAAGATGCAACTCCTGATATTGTTTTAAACTACTCCGCAACAGATCCACGTATTCGCCTTTTAAAAGTACCTCAAGGCAAAGGTTTGGCACTCTCTCGCAACTACGCTCTTTCCCAAGCTAGAGGGCAATATGTGGCCTTTTTAGATAGTGACGACGTTTGGTTACCAGAAAAGCTCGAAAAGCAACTTGAGCATCTGAAGAAGAATAATGGAGCCTTTGCGACCCATCGCTATCGCCGAATGTCCTTTGATGAAAAAACCGTGGGACATTTATTAAACGTCCCCGCGAAAATCACCTACAAAGATCTTTTAGTAAACAATGTAATCGGCTGTCTCACTGTCCTTGTTGATCAATCCCAAACAGGTCCTCTGCAATTTGAGGAGACTAAGCACGAAGACTTTTTACTTTGGTTGAGTCTCTTAAAAAGAGGCTTTGACTGTTATGGACTTCAAGAGGATCTAGCTCGCTATCGTATTGTTCCGAGCTCTCGATCCGCGAACAAGTTCGAAATGGCTGCGGTTCGCTGGAAGATTCTTAGAAAACATGAGAGGCTTAATGTTTTTTCAAGCCTCTATTATCTGAGTGGCTATGTCGCCACATCGCTGAACAAGTATAAGCAGTTTTAA